A single genomic interval of Stieleria maiorica harbors:
- a CDS encoding M20 family metallopeptidase has product MNQATAGKIFHWLTAHQDAMVALVREAVLIESPSADPSTQGPVFDLLASELQAIGFRCRRYRGKTSGGQLLAMPAQTRPNRHRQLLLGHCDTVWPIGTLERMPVQSRSGRLHGPGVYDMKAGLVQALFAMRALKELGMSPSVTPVMFINSDEEIGSSESAWRIERLARGVDRAMVMEPSLGPEGRLKTARKGVGRFVITITGRAAHAGLDPDKGISAILELSHVVQALHALNDPDAGTTVNVGTIDGGVRPNVVAAESRAEVDVRVRTEAIARQVEQAIHSLQPTVPGTEINVSGKIGRPPLEPTPRNRALWHRAQAAADALGIEIDEAAAGGGSDGNYTSLHTATLDGLGAVGDGAHALNEHVIEDKLPERAALLACLLLEKPITDRDLQPKDHAHDRSPMICSTDGATRRDET; this is encoded by the coding sequence GTGAACCAGGCAACCGCAGGAAAGATCTTCCACTGGCTGACCGCCCATCAGGATGCCATGGTCGCCCTGGTCCGCGAGGCGGTGCTGATCGAATCGCCGTCGGCCGACCCGAGCACCCAGGGGCCGGTCTTCGATCTGTTGGCGAGCGAATTACAGGCGATCGGATTTCGCTGTCGCCGCTACCGAGGAAAGACCTCCGGCGGCCAACTGTTGGCCATGCCCGCCCAGACGCGTCCCAATCGCCACCGGCAACTGCTGTTGGGCCACTGCGACACCGTTTGGCCGATCGGGACGCTCGAGCGGATGCCGGTCCAGTCGCGAAGCGGTCGACTGCACGGCCCCGGCGTCTACGACATGAAGGCCGGGCTCGTTCAAGCCTTGTTCGCGATGCGTGCTCTGAAAGAACTGGGGATGTCTCCGTCGGTCACCCCCGTCATGTTCATCAATTCGGACGAAGAAATCGGCAGCAGCGAATCGGCGTGGCGAATCGAGAGATTGGCTCGCGGTGTCGATCGCGCGATGGTGATGGAGCCTTCGCTGGGTCCGGAAGGACGACTGAAAACGGCTCGCAAGGGCGTCGGGCGTTTTGTGATCACGATCACCGGCCGGGCGGCCCATGCCGGTCTGGACCCGGACAAGGGGATCAGCGCGATCTTGGAACTTTCCCACGTCGTCCAAGCCTTACACGCGCTCAACGATCCCGACGCCGGGACCACGGTCAATGTGGGGACGATCGATGGCGGCGTGCGGCCGAACGTGGTCGCCGCCGAAAGCCGCGCCGAAGTCGACGTGCGGGTGCGGACCGAAGCGATCGCACGGCAGGTTGAACAGGCGATTCACTCGCTTCAGCCAACTGTGCCCGGGACAGAGATCAATGTCAGCGGAAAGATCGGCCGACCGCCGTTGGAACCGACGCCGCGCAATCGAGCATTGTGGCATCGCGCCCAAGCCGCCGCCGATGCGTTGGGGATCGAAATCGACGAAGCCGCCGCCGGCGGCGGCTCCGACGGCAACTACACCAGCCTGCACACCGCGACGCTGGACGGCCTGGGCGCGGTCGGCGACGGCGCGCACGCGCTGAACGAACACGTCATCGAAGACAAACTGCCCGAACGCGCCGCGCTGTTGGCGTGCTTGTTGTTAGAGAAACCGATCACGGACCGCGACCTCCAGCCGAAGGATCACGCACACGATCGGTCGCCGATGATCTGCTCGACCGACGGCGCCACGCGACGCGACGAAACCTGA
- a CDS encoding CHAD domain-containing protein produces the protein MASERDNTTSSASGIDLGPADPGKWIPLENARGCVGAAARITLASRLATVLNHLPGAGGRDEASIEHVHQLRVGTRRVIAALELYQDVIPRKRARWMTAQMKRIRRIAGAARDLDVLLMRYREAKPRKYKRLALRLAPLRRKARKGIIALNHKLVDDARLACRAKKTLESIDCQPNLTLDEFARLQFADQSRRFFKRARGDLNCVDRLHRFRIQAKRLRYTIELLGDVLPPEVRSEIYPVVCNVQDMLGELHDHWIARGRMKRLARCEIKPRRVKQFKSLAKKEQRMMEETQLKFHAWWTPDFRDELEKSVQQILRGVSR, from the coding sequence ATGGCTTCCGAACGTGACAACACGACTTCCTCGGCATCGGGGATCGATCTGGGACCTGCCGATCCCGGCAAATGGATTCCGCTGGAAAATGCCCGGGGCTGTGTGGGCGCTGCTGCTCGCATCACCCTCGCGTCGCGATTGGCCACGGTGCTGAACCATCTGCCGGGGGCCGGGGGACGCGACGAAGCATCGATCGAACATGTACATCAGCTGCGCGTCGGCACGCGCAGGGTGATCGCGGCGCTGGAGCTGTACCAGGACGTGATCCCACGCAAGCGGGCCCGATGGATGACGGCGCAGATGAAACGGATCCGCCGGATTGCCGGCGCCGCACGCGATCTGGATGTGCTGTTAATGCGTTATCGCGAAGCGAAACCGCGAAAGTACAAACGGCTGGCACTCCGTCTGGCCCCCCTGCGTCGCAAAGCCCGCAAGGGAATCATCGCGTTGAATCACAAACTGGTCGACGATGCTCGACTGGCCTGTCGCGCAAAGAAGACGCTCGAATCGATCGACTGTCAACCGAATTTGACCTTAGACGAATTTGCCAGATTGCAGTTCGCCGATCAGTCGCGGCGGTTCTTTAAGAGGGCGCGAGGTGATCTCAATTGCGTCGATCGTTTGCACCGATTTCGGATTCAAGCGAAGCGACTTCGCTACACCATCGAACTGCTCGGCGACGTCTTGCCCCCGGAGGTGCGATCGGAGATTTATCCCGTGGTTTGCAACGTCCAGGACATGCTAGGGGAATTGCATGACCACTGGATCGCCCGCGGAAGGATGAAGCGACTGGCACGCTGTGAGATCAAGCCACGCCGCGTCAAGCAATTCAAGTCACTGGCGAAGAAAGAACAGCGAATGATGGAAGAAACGCAGTTGAAGTTCCATGCCTGGTGGACGCCGGACTTTCGCGACGAGCTGGAGAAGTCGGTCCAGCAGATTCTGCGGGGTGTCTCACGGTAG
- a CDS encoding polysaccharide biosynthesis tyrosine autokinase encodes MLDHSTPHLHSHAGRLMDQDVELPQGETIATVLWRYKWLIGILLPLGTLLGYWVNCQKPTTYRATTKLMLKSDTPLTLDTATGVVRGGIPSGNLMQSLISSDAISGRVELDDQLRSIPKLRDLSDDQFVALVRGGIRFQTMTDLKDSRDRMIAALHFDGNDPQVCVAAVNAVCDAIGDHFQEEREQRVNEFEQLVSSAQEKLLPQQAELEESYKVFREGAPLEWDPDGQVVNPHRQRQFQLQAFRDELEQKQRELDCELRFAESMKRRHKNPLMVALIIGQLSDVFEDSRLMLKGESTADLTTDDLELQKIEVEKKLIPLEIQREQLELAYGRSHPEVKSIVMQIESSQSKLNELIGQVDRRRKELSDQGQRIAGGEGFQKAQLARAGEAVDAYIRGLSERLRVANEDLGVIDQKISVEKQAADELKKFEDTDASFRRRIASIQGMLIQLEQQLAALELIDINGGILVQPLLATGKAHPTGPDLKKDLAVFAMLGLGLSGLLALLFETTAKTFRSADAIERELQSPVLTHIPVDAARAPKRGPGPTGSIEQLDSKLAVIHRPHSPAAEAVRAVRTAMLLDRRQNDSKVFQITSPLPGDGKSTLAANVGCSIAQSGKRTLLIDLDLRSPRLSLRFNLDTNVGLANVLNGELPAGRAVHQTPIENLDILPCGPLPANPAEALTLAELADVFQWARENYDFIIVDTPPLLMVSDPAIVTTYVDAALLVIRIRRRCRPNAKEAAAMLRWSGSRVMGVVINKFTATHSTASYQSSASGSYQSIGYGYGDRYRRRYQREVNAQDTYVVTGTKHLGRVDKVSSDAAATLAKPHLRTAQPTDSNA; translated from the coding sequence ATGCTGGATCATTCGACGCCGCACCTCCATTCTCACGCCGGCCGATTGATGGACCAGGATGTCGAGTTACCGCAGGGAGAAACGATTGCGACGGTTCTGTGGCGTTACAAGTGGCTGATCGGCATTCTGCTGCCGCTCGGGACGCTGCTCGGGTATTGGGTCAATTGTCAGAAGCCGACGACCTATCGTGCGACGACAAAGTTGATGCTCAAAAGTGACACGCCACTCACGCTCGATACCGCAACCGGTGTCGTTCGCGGCGGGATTCCCAGCGGAAACTTGATGCAGTCGCTGATCAGTTCGGACGCGATTTCCGGACGCGTTGAACTGGACGACCAACTCCGCTCGATCCCCAAGCTTCGTGATCTGAGCGACGACCAATTTGTCGCGTTGGTGCGGGGCGGGATTCGATTCCAAACGATGACCGATTTAAAGGATTCACGCGACCGCATGATCGCGGCTCTCCACTTTGACGGGAACGATCCGCAAGTCTGTGTCGCCGCCGTCAACGCCGTTTGCGATGCGATCGGAGATCATTTCCAGGAAGAGCGCGAACAGCGAGTCAACGAATTCGAGCAACTCGTCAGTAGCGCCCAGGAAAAGCTGTTGCCGCAGCAAGCCGAATTGGAGGAATCCTACAAAGTGTTCCGCGAAGGCGCGCCGCTGGAATGGGATCCTGATGGGCAAGTCGTCAATCCGCATCGGCAACGCCAATTCCAACTGCAGGCGTTCCGCGACGAGCTGGAACAAAAGCAGCGGGAATTGGATTGCGAGTTACGATTCGCCGAGAGTATGAAACGCCGCCACAAGAACCCGTTGATGGTTGCGCTGATCATCGGACAGCTGAGCGATGTTTTCGAAGACTCGCGTTTGATGCTCAAGGGAGAATCGACGGCCGATCTGACGACCGATGATTTAGAACTGCAGAAAATCGAAGTGGAAAAGAAGCTGATTCCGTTGGAGATTCAGCGGGAGCAATTGGAACTGGCCTACGGGCGATCGCACCCGGAAGTCAAATCGATTGTGATGCAGATCGAAAGTTCGCAAAGCAAACTGAACGAATTGATCGGCCAGGTCGATCGACGTCGCAAAGAGCTTAGCGATCAGGGTCAGCGGATTGCCGGTGGGGAAGGATTCCAAAAGGCGCAATTGGCACGAGCCGGTGAAGCGGTCGACGCCTACATTCGCGGTTTGAGTGAACGGTTACGCGTGGCCAACGAAGACCTGGGCGTTATCGATCAAAAGATCAGCGTCGAAAAACAAGCCGCCGACGAGCTGAAGAAGTTTGAAGACACCGATGCCTCCTTCCGCCGGCGGATCGCCAGTATTCAAGGCATGTTGATCCAATTGGAACAGCAACTTGCCGCATTGGAATTGATCGACATCAATGGCGGAATCCTGGTCCAACCGCTGTTGGCGACCGGCAAAGCGCATCCGACGGGGCCAGATCTGAAGAAAGACTTGGCCGTGTTCGCGATGCTGGGGCTGGGGCTGAGCGGGTTGCTCGCGCTGCTGTTTGAAACCACTGCCAAAACCTTTCGCAGCGCCGATGCGATCGAGCGTGAGTTGCAATCGCCCGTGCTGACGCACATTCCCGTCGACGCCGCACGCGCCCCGAAACGAGGACCAGGGCCGACCGGCTCGATCGAGCAACTCGATTCGAAGCTCGCCGTGATCCATCGACCACACTCCCCGGCTGCCGAAGCCGTCCGTGCGGTTCGGACCGCGATGTTGCTGGACCGGCGACAAAACGACAGCAAGGTTTTTCAGATCACCAGCCCCTTGCCGGGGGACGGAAAAAGCACGCTGGCGGCCAACGTCGGTTGCTCCATCGCCCAATCCGGCAAACGCACCCTGCTGATCGACTTGGACCTGCGAAGCCCAAGGTTGTCGCTGCGTTTCAATCTGGATACCAACGTCGGATTGGCGAACGTGCTGAACGGAGAATTGCCGGCCGGCAGGGCGGTTCACCAAACCCCGATCGAGAACCTCGACATCCTGCCCTGCGGACCGCTGCCGGCCAATCCCGCCGAAGCGCTGACGCTGGCCGAACTGGCCGACGTCTTTCAGTGGGCTCGGGAAAACTACGACTTTATCATCGTCGATACCCCGCCGCTGTTGATGGTCAGCGATCCCGCGATCGTGACCACCTACGTCGACGCCGCCCTGCTGGTCATCCGAATCCGACGTCGCTGTCGCCCCAACGCGAAAGAAGCCGCCGCGATGCTGCGTTGGTCCGGTTCGCGAGTGATGGGTGTGGTCATCAACAAATTCACCGCGACCCACTCCACCGCCTCCTACCAGAGCAGCGCCAGCGGAAGCTACCAATCGATCGGTTATGGTTACGGCGATCGCTATCGGCGTCGGTATCAGCGTGAAGTCAACGCCCAAGACACCTACGTCGTCACCGGAACGAAGCACCTGGGACGCGTCGACAAAGTCAGCTCCGACGCCGCGGCCACGCTCGCTAAACCCCACCTGCGCACCGCCCAACCGACCGATTCCAACGCCTAG
- a CDS encoding tetratricopeptide repeat protein, whose protein sequence is MTSTPDPAAAGLPPAAKPSPASEISPAAAATPAPDPAALHADAMSALQSGQDEVAYQLARQAYRIAPDDPQVVFLMAMVFGDRKRFPEAIQMLDELAVTTPEVRLPVLGQTAEWMVRFGQFDQAEQRYRELLQQVPDAALVHRNLSQLLLRQGRRSEAAEYLSVLCSIGDIMEDELRALLRISHPLAGDVTDEVFDPIGTLGQARVDVARGDLAAARTRLEAVRERSEEEDALLGRIYVQLEDHAALQTWRSEQTGSSDRYADAWLAKGAAAAEQGDHVTAVRCFAECVLRDPTDAPAYRMMSRSLRETGAESEATAHRADLIEQTVAIGARMAAQETRDDAAFSKLIELLDQLHRPLESLAWRGIQLAYSVETSARSESQPQQLLNEVATERAKLLRSNRAQASRRFVLCGVDLDAFD, encoded by the coding sequence GTGACATCCACCCCTGATCCGGCCGCCGCAGGTCTCCCGCCCGCCGCCAAACCTTCGCCCGCGTCGGAAATTTCACCCGCCGCGGCCGCCACTCCGGCACCGGATCCGGCTGCGTTGCACGCCGATGCGATGTCGGCACTGCAATCGGGCCAGGATGAGGTGGCCTATCAATTGGCACGGCAAGCATACAGGATCGCTCCCGATGATCCGCAGGTGGTGTTTTTGATGGCGATGGTGTTCGGGGATCGAAAGCGGTTCCCAGAAGCCATCCAAATGTTGGACGAACTTGCGGTCACGACACCCGAAGTTCGGTTGCCGGTGTTGGGGCAGACGGCCGAGTGGATGGTGCGGTTTGGGCAATTCGATCAGGCCGAACAACGCTACCGTGAATTGTTGCAGCAAGTCCCCGATGCCGCACTGGTGCACCGCAATTTGTCGCAGCTGCTATTGCGGCAAGGCCGGCGCAGCGAAGCGGCCGAGTACTTGAGTGTGCTCTGTTCCATCGGTGACATCATGGAAGATGAACTACGGGCCTTGCTGCGAATTTCACATCCGTTGGCCGGCGATGTCACGGATGAGGTGTTCGACCCGATCGGGACGTTGGGCCAGGCCCGGGTGGATGTCGCCCGCGGCGACCTTGCCGCGGCTCGAACTCGTTTGGAAGCGGTCCGGGAACGCAGCGAGGAGGAAGACGCATTGCTGGGCCGCATCTATGTCCAATTGGAGGATCACGCGGCGCTTCAGACATGGCGATCCGAGCAGACCGGATCCAGCGATCGGTACGCGGACGCCTGGTTGGCCAAGGGGGCCGCGGCGGCGGAGCAGGGCGATCACGTCACCGCCGTCCGCTGTTTCGCCGAATGTGTACTCCGTGACCCGACCGACGCCCCAGCGTATCGGATGATGAGCCGATCGTTGCGTGAAACGGGGGCAGAGTCCGAGGCGACCGCCCATCGGGCAGATTTAATCGAGCAAACGGTCGCAATCGGCGCCCGGATGGCAGCCCAAGAGACACGCGATGACGCCGCATTTTCGAAGCTGATCGAATTGTTGGATCAATTACATCGCCCACTGGAGTCACTTGCATGGCGCGGGATTCAACTCGCCTACTCCGTCGAAACGTCCGCGCGGTCCGAGTCGCAACCGCAACAGTTGCTCAATGAAGTCGCGACCGAACGCGCGAAATTACTGCGATCAAATCGAGCTCAAGCGTCGCGTCGATTCGTCCTCTGTGGCGTCGATCTGGATGCGTTCGATTGA
- a CDS encoding multiheme c-type cytochrome — protein sequence MNRVLILPIAGVCLILIGLAAFRGKPDVTNIADDQRRASDRRVTDRLSHNSVADGGAAEPVLVGRNVCRECHAENFALHAQHGHASTFHRVSETDLADTFGGRSFDAGESFGTYHYHADDQGRLFVSMPERFDQERFPLMYALGSGHNAQTLMTLTTSVDGQTEGIEHRVSCYAGERLGLTPGHANKTPRDALEYFGDSSRGQPLQRCIYCHTTSAKIVDESIVDLVSNVNCEKCHGPGSEHVRAARESSTPPPYSVGRSTWDAESELQLCGDCHRLPRSVSEKQIRDYPQLLARFQPIGMVRSACYLESKRELRCTTCHNPHRSIHTVDRSQHEQTCVNCHRHDSAGHVVCPVSPETGCVDCHMPAVELDQGLTFHDHWIRVH from the coding sequence GTGAATCGTGTCTTGATCCTGCCGATCGCGGGCGTCTGCTTGATCTTGATCGGTCTGGCGGCGTTTCGCGGCAAACCTGACGTGACCAACATCGCTGACGATCAACGGCGCGCCTCGGATCGCCGCGTCACCGATCGGTTGTCGCACAACTCGGTGGCCGACGGGGGCGCCGCCGAACCGGTCTTGGTCGGACGCAACGTTTGTCGCGAATGTCATGCCGAAAACTTCGCGTTGCATGCCCAGCATGGTCACGCCTCGACCTTTCATCGGGTCTCCGAAACCGACCTCGCGGACACGTTCGGTGGCCGGTCGTTTGACGCGGGGGAGTCGTTCGGGACCTACCATTACCACGCCGATGACCAAGGGCGTCTGTTCGTGTCGATGCCGGAACGATTCGACCAGGAGCGATTCCCGCTGATGTATGCGTTGGGTTCGGGGCACAACGCCCAAACCTTGATGACGCTGACCACGTCGGTCGACGGTCAAACCGAAGGCATCGAACACCGTGTCAGTTGCTATGCAGGAGAACGGCTTGGGCTGACGCCGGGACATGCCAACAAGACGCCGCGCGATGCATTGGAGTATTTCGGTGACTCGTCACGAGGCCAGCCGCTACAACGCTGCATTTACTGCCACACGACGAGTGCAAAAATCGTCGATGAATCGATCGTCGACTTGGTTTCCAACGTCAACTGCGAGAAGTGCCACGGGCCTGGAAGCGAACATGTCCGTGCAGCCCGAGAATCATCGACACCGCCGCCGTATTCGGTCGGGCGATCGACCTGGGACGCCGAATCCGAGCTGCAACTTTGCGGTGATTGCCACCGATTGCCGCGCAGCGTCAGCGAAAAACAGATCCGGGATTACCCCCAGCTTTTGGCACGATTTCAACCGATCGGAATGGTGCGAAGCGCCTGCTATTTAGAATCAAAGCGCGAATTAAGGTGCACGACGTGCCACAACCCGCACCGATCGATCCACACGGTCGACCGCTCACAGCACGAGCAAACGTGCGTCAACTGTCACCGGCACGATTCAGCCGGGCATGTCGTTTGTCCCGTGTCACCGGAAACCGGATGTGTCGATTGTCACATGCCGGCGGTCGAGTTGGATCAGGGATTGACCTTCCACGACC